The genomic stretch ctagaaaATAATCAAGTCTGAAGTGTTAAACACAATCACACCTCAAACTACCCGCCGAATTGAggctgcttgattttttttcctcaggCACTCACATGGATACTTTTCAAATGAAGCTGGATCAGggccttgttttcaaaagaaagatGCAATGGGGCAGAGTAATTTTttcaggcttttgtttttttcaagccgTGGTCaggtcttttttaaaaattaggcCCTCAGTCACAAGCAACAGCTCCCAAAAGCTAAGCACGCCCCCTAGTCTGACACTTAGCGGACATCTGTGAATAGAAATCTTTGTTCAcaacaaaatgtatgtaaaatataagCTCTTAAATTGGTGGAGCGGGCCCACGTTCTTGAATGTTGGTGGACCACGGACTCATATAACTCCCCGTCTATTCATGTGTCTCAATACAACATCATAGATATAAACTACACCCTGTGGTTGAGGATGAGTGCAAATGCGAGGCGTACccacatgtttttgtttgcattactGTTGCCctaaaacattcttttttttgtgatAGTAAAACTGATACAAGCCTATATCACAAAATTGAAGGTGGATTATTTTTCTGTCTCAAACTTGTCATCTGCCCTTATTTGCATGCTATGTATTATAGggtaattgataaaaaaaaaaaaaaaaaaaaaaataaaatcacataattagtttcTAGATTATTTTCACATAATGTGTTAGTATAATTATCCAACACGTTAATTTTAGGTTCATGTCAGTCAGCCTGTCATTACACTGTCACATTACACAGTGGATTGATAACTACCCTGAATTGTTGCTGATCTGCTCTAAACTCATAGCCTTTTATAGATGTGTCAGGTTGGATTTGGGTGCTATCCAATAAactgtttatgttttataaactTTACAATTGTTTACGTGATACATGTGCAGTGGTTTACTCTCCACCTGAAAACAATGTGCTTCGGTAATAACATGAAACCAGTCGGTCACAGTATCAAATCCTTCAGAGCAAAATTCACAGTTTAAACCATACTAAACACTTTTAAAACTCACAACATGCTGTTGCTGTCTCCGCTTCTTATTCCTGCAATATTGTTGTATTCACACAATAACGAGTAAGAGTTCTAAGTGCTTTTTGATATCgattatgataaaaaaaagtctgaGCTTAGTAGTGAAAGTAGTCATGACAGTATTGGGAAATTTGGTATGTAACACCATGGAAAGCAAATACAATAACAGGAGTATAGTGGCACAAGTCTAAATTTCCTCAAGAACAAGTTTAGTCAATACCAGTTAGCAATCAGCTTATGTCTGACTTATCCAAACAACTTGTAGCACTTTCATTAACCCCGGAAACCGGGAGGCTGCAAactgacagactgagctcaaggttgCGAAAAGTGCgaaaacagggtttgaaattaatCTGCGTCGAAGCATAGTATGTTAACAATTAAAGTAAAGATCTGcaaggtaaaataatccctgaattaatttatttaatattttaaaaaaatatattaatcgctatttattttttaaatacagctatggccacaagtgaatcacctagaatttcaggattgagacaaataaaaaaaaaaaaaaataagtgtaacACCAAGATACTGTACAATGGTtaatttatatctatctatctatctatctatctatctatctatctatctatatatatatatatatatatatatatatatatatatatatatatatatatatatatatatatatatatatatatatatatatatacagctctggaaaaaattaagagaccactgcaaaattacactatgtaacacaatttttgttcctgggtagtaagtgttatttcctaattgcttatgcctcaaaagtatagaaaatgactattattccccacaaactttgcatttgtgaccaggatagtgatacttcaaaatatcactatttccaatgggaaaacgggcaaatgtgtgtcttttcgttcacataaagtcagaaaaaaaacaacatatgaatccaaattaacatgtatttatactaaagtaatacaaaaatgactacaaaagatttagaagtgagtagtttttcaagaattatgattatactgtatttttctgctggaaaaaaccaatcctcagagttggggaacattgtcagagcagaaggaaacaagttttcttccaggacaaccttgtacttggcttgattcatgggcccttcacaaagacaaatctgcccgattccagccttgctgaagcacccccagatgagtccaattttcagctttgcccaacacctggtcatctaatggttagatggagacctggagaggcctacaagccacaatgtctcgcacccactgtgaaatgtggtggaggatcggtgatgatctgggggtgcttcagcaaggttggaatcgggcagctttggcatgaatcaagccaagtacaaggttgtcctggaagaaaacttgcttccttctgctctgacaatgttccccaactctgaggattgttttttccagcaggacaatgctccatgccacacagccaggtcaatcaaggtgtggatggaggaccaccagatcaagaccctgtcatggccagcccaatctccagacctgaaccccattaaaaacctctggaatgtgatcaagaggaagatggatggtcacaagccatcaaacaaagccaagctgcttgaatttttgcgccaggagaggcataaagtcacccaacatcaatgtgaaagactggtggagagcatgccaagacgcatgaaagctgtgcttgaaaatcagggttattccaccaaatattgatttctgaactcttcctaagttaaaacattagtattgtgttgtttaaaaatgaatatgaacttattttctttgcattattcgaggtctgacaacactgcatcttttttgttattttgaccagttgtcattttctgcaaataaatgctctaaatgacaatatttttatttggaatttgggagaaatgttgtcagtagtttatagaataaaacaaaaatgttcattttacccaaacacatacctataaatagtaaaaccagagaaactgataattttgcagtggtctcttaattttttccagagctgtatatatatatatatatatatatatatatatatatatatatatatatatatatatatatatagatagatagatagatataaattaACCATTGTACAGTATCTTGGtgttacacatacattttcactataCTGATCTTTCAGAACTGCCATACACTACAAAAACTGTGGGAATGCATTTTTGAATTCCATTACAATAAAATAGAGCTACAGCACAGTGCTAATGGTATCAAAGTCCTTGGTAAGTTGAGTGCTGGGGAGAGACTTCAAGTACTCCAGGTGCCGTCTGGCATCTTCCTGGTTATGCCTCACGTAATACACCACATATGAGATGACCATGGTGAACCAGCCAAACATGGTGACAAACATTGCCACATCAGTGGTCTTGTGGTGAAAATTGCAAAAGTTAATGCCTGAGTCGAGAACCTGGATCAAGGGCTTGCCCGCATATTCCTCTTGGACAGAGGTCTGGCAGCTGATCTCATTGACTGTCTCTGGATCCAGCTTCAGCTCCCGCAAAGCCTCCTGCAGGACACACTCACAGTGCCATGGGTTATTAGAGAGACGGATTTTTGCCTTAAGTTTGGAAAAGGCCTCCTTAGGTGCACTCTGGATGTGATTGTTGGAAAGGTCCAGCAAGCGGAGGCCCTCGGCCACGCCGTTGAAGGCTCCGATGTCGATGATCTCGATGGAGTTCTTTGACAAGTCCAGCTCCTG from Polyodon spathula isolate WHYD16114869_AA chromosome 11, ASM1765450v1, whole genome shotgun sequence encodes the following:
- the LOC121323065 gene encoding leucine-rich repeat-containing protein 3-like; this encodes MVNKPMPALFRKPFRVAGLTLHRGLLLMLVFVGRVLTCPKSCHCAEKNGMIAVHCASRNLEEIPTDLPGDTVSLFLDSNRITKIPNNAFKDLSHLQELDLSKNSIEIIDIGAFNGVAEGLRLLDLSNNHIQSAPKEAFSKLKAKIRLSNNPWHCECVLQEALRELKLDPETVNEISCQTSVQEEYAGKPLIQVLDSGINFCNFHHKTTDVAMFVTMFGWFTMVISYVVYYVRHNQEDARRHLEYLKSLPSTQLTKDFDTISTVL